A section of the Bradyrhizobium oligotrophicum S58 genome encodes:
- a CDS encoding ureidoglycolate lyase — protein MQRLTPQPLTKATFARFGDVVETDGAAPIEINQGFARRCNGLAVIDVTSGGAAVNISLFEAKPRPLPIEIKLMERHPLGSQLFMPLQDRPWLVVVCDDPRDAASYCAFAASGRQGVNYARNVWHHPLLVFDEASRFMVVDRISADNLEELWLEQPLFLSIL, from the coding sequence ATGCAAAGGCTCACGCCGCAGCCGCTGACCAAAGCGACCTTCGCCCGCTTCGGCGACGTCGTCGAGACCGATGGCGCCGCGCCGATCGAGATCAACCAGGGCTTTGCCCGCCGCTGCAACGGCCTTGCCGTCATCGACGTGACGTCGGGCGGCGCGGCCGTGAACATCAGCCTGTTCGAGGCCAAGCCGCGGCCGCTCCCGATCGAGATCAAGCTGATGGAGCGGCATCCGCTCGGCAGCCAGCTGTTCATGCCGCTGCAGGACCGGCCCTGGCTGGTCGTGGTATGCGACGACCCGCGCGATGCCGCGAGCTATTGCGCCTTTGCCGCGAGCGGCCGCCAGGGCGTGAACTACGCCCGCAACGTCTGGCACCATCCGCTCTTGGTGTTCGATGAAGCCTCACGCTTCATGGTGGTCGACCGCATCAGCGCCGACAATCTCGAGGAGCTGTGGCTGGAGCAGCCGCTGTTTTTGAGCATCCTTTGA
- a CDS encoding bifunctional allantoicase/(S)-ureidoglycine aminohydrolase has translation MDKPNYFVPHGGHPPQTDLLTGRAVFTEAYAVIPKGVMRDIVTSALPFWDKTRTWIIARPLSGFSETFSQYIVEVSPGGGSTQPEPDPEAEGVLFVVGGEITLTIAGTEHRLGKGGYAFLPPSCKWTLKNDSAAPATFHWIRKAYEAVPGIPVPEAFVTHEASIAPAPMPETQGRWATTRFVDPLDVRHDMHVNIVTFEPGAVIPFLETHVMEHGLYVLEGKAVYKLNRDWVEVEAGDFMWLRAFCPQACYAGGPGRFRYLLYKDANRHMKLRPFR, from the coding sequence ATGGACAAGCCGAACTACTTCGTGCCGCATGGCGGCCATCCGCCGCAGACCGATCTGCTCACCGGGCGCGCCGTCTTCACCGAAGCCTACGCCGTCATCCCCAAGGGCGTGATGCGCGACATCGTCACCTCAGCGCTGCCGTTCTGGGACAAGACCCGGACCTGGATCATCGCGCGTCCGCTGTCGGGCTTCTCCGAGACGTTCTCGCAATACATCGTCGAGGTGTCGCCGGGCGGCGGCAGCACCCAGCCTGAGCCCGACCCGGAAGCCGAAGGCGTGCTGTTTGTGGTCGGTGGCGAGATTACGCTCACCATCGCCGGCACCGAACATCGCCTCGGCAAGGGTGGCTACGCCTTCTTGCCGCCATCCTGCAAATGGACGCTGAAGAACGACAGCGCGGCGCCCGCGACCTTCCACTGGATCCGCAAGGCCTACGAGGCCGTCCCCGGCATCCCCGTGCCCGAAGCCTTCGTCACCCACGAGGCGTCGATCGCCCCTGCCCCGATGCCGGAAACGCAGGGCCGCTGGGCCACCACGCGCTTCGTCGATCCGCTCGACGTCCGCCACGACATGCATGTCAACATCGTCACCTTCGAGCCGGGCGCCGTGATCCCGTTCCTCGAGACGCATGTGATGGAGCACGGCCTCTACGTGCTCGAGGGCAAGGCGGTCTACAAGCTCAACCGCGACTGGGTCGAGGTCGAGGCCGGTGACTTCATGTGGCTGCGCGCCTTCTGCCCGCAGGCCTGCTACGCCGGCGGCCCCGGCCGCTTCCGCTATTTGCTCTACAAGGACGCCAACCGCCACATGAAGCTGCGGCCGTTCCGGTGA
- a CDS encoding dicarboxylate/amino acid:cation symporter: MAATDVSMAQTASPKGSLFGSLFFQVVAALVVGILIGVLAPETAQALKFFSDAFLRLIAMVVAPIVFCVVVHGIASAGDLKKVGRVGVKSLVYFEGMTTIALAFGLVLALLFGPGHGMDIDVSKLDAKQLASFADNAHKLQGGGFGGFVLNIIPPTVFDAFARNDVLQVLFFAVIFGVSLALVGEPGKPVVDLIDSIAKVLFKAMGLIVRVAPLGVLGAIGFTVGKYGIGSLKQLLALVVLFYVSVALFVIIALGIVMRIAGLSLFKFLRYLKEELLIVLATASSDSVLPQIMRKLEAMGVKQEVVGLVIPTGYSFNLDAFSIYLTLAVVFIAQATNTPLSVSDLLLVLGVSLITSKGAHGVPGSAIVILAATLGAVPAIPAIGLVLVLSVDWFVGIARAVGNLIGNCVATVVVAAWENDLDHAKAMAVLDRGTAEEVEYQGA; this comes from the coding sequence ATGGCCGCAACCGATGTGAGCATGGCGCAGACGGCGTCGCCGAAGGGCAGCCTGTTCGGCTCGCTGTTCTTCCAGGTCGTGGCTGCGCTCGTGGTTGGTATCCTGATCGGCGTCCTCGCACCGGAGACCGCGCAGGCGCTCAAATTCTTCAGCGACGCCTTCCTGCGCCTGATTGCCATGGTCGTCGCGCCGATCGTGTTCTGCGTCGTCGTGCACGGCATCGCCAGCGCCGGTGACCTGAAGAAGGTCGGCCGTGTCGGCGTCAAGTCGCTGGTCTATTTCGAGGGCATGACCACGATCGCGCTGGCCTTCGGCCTCGTCCTGGCGCTGCTGTTCGGTCCCGGCCACGGCATGGATATCGACGTCTCCAAGCTCGATGCCAAGCAGCTCGCGAGCTTCGCCGATAATGCCCATAAGCTGCAGGGCGGTGGCTTCGGCGGCTTCGTCCTCAACATCATTCCGCCCACCGTGTTCGATGCCTTCGCCCGCAACGACGTACTGCAGGTGCTGTTCTTCGCCGTGATCTTCGGCGTCAGCCTGGCGCTGGTCGGCGAGCCCGGCAAGCCCGTGGTCGACCTGATCGATTCCATCGCCAAGGTGCTGTTCAAGGCGATGGGGCTGATCGTGCGGGTCGCGCCCCTCGGCGTGCTCGGCGCGATCGGATTCACCGTCGGCAAATACGGCATCGGCTCGCTCAAGCAGCTGCTGGCGCTGGTCGTGCTGTTCTACGTCTCGGTGGCGCTGTTCGTCATCATCGCGCTCGGCATCGTGATGCGCATCGCCGGCCTCAGCCTGTTCAAGTTCCTGCGCTACCTGAAAGAGGAGCTGCTGATCGTGCTGGCGACGGCCTCGTCGGATTCCGTGCTGCCGCAGATCATGCGCAAGCTCGAGGCGATGGGCGTCAAGCAGGAGGTCGTCGGCCTGGTGATCCCGACCGGCTACTCGTTCAATCTCGATGCGTTCTCGATCTACCTGACGCTCGCCGTCGTGTTCATCGCCCAGGCCACCAACACACCGCTGTCGGTCAGCGACCTTCTGCTGGTGCTCGGCGTATCCCTGATCACGTCCAAGGGCGCGCACGGCGTGCCGGGCTCGGCGATCGTGATCCTCGCGGCGACGCTCGGCGCCGTGCCGGCCATCCCCGCGATCGGTCTGGTGCTGGTGCTGTCAGTCGACTGGTTCGTCGGCATTGCGCGGGCCGTCGGCAATCTCATCGGCAATTGCGTCGCCACCGTCGTCGTCGCCGCCTGGGAGAACGACCTCGACCACGCCAAGGCGATGGCCGTGCTCGACCGCGGCACGGCAGAGGAGGTGGAGTACCAGGGGGCGTGA
- a CDS encoding serine/threonine protein kinase — MPHSKLQPGVVIDGFTVGDCVHSGGMATLWSVTRPDIDRPILMKVPRVSEGEDPAAIVSFEMEQMILPKLSGPHVPACFGTGDFATQAYVVIEQIPGETLYKRLPELPLPYEEARSLVARIATALADLHRQHVIHHDIKPSSIMFRPTGEAVLIDYGLSCHKHLPDLLQEEFRLPYGTAPYMAPERMMGTRSDPRSDLFSLGVLLYFFTTGVRPFGETETLRGMRRRLWRDPYPPRQLKPDYPPWLQEIVLRCLEIEPVWRYPTAAQLAFDLGHPDQVKLTARSEKVKRDPITTVWRRRFNRGLVQPEQKSDVALQIASSPIVAVAIDTSEGGEELNGALRVTAQRILATLPAARLACVNVLKLGRLTIDRTLDEEGNNKHIDRMVALKHWATPLKLDASRLTVHVLEAVDPAAAIIEFAEVNQVDHIIIGARRDSVLRSLLGSVSAKVAAEAGCTVTVVRTRHATREADDEDDDVPAKVVSGG, encoded by the coding sequence ATGCCACACTCCAAGCTTCAGCCCGGCGTCGTCATCGACGGCTTCACGGTCGGTGACTGCGTGCATTCCGGCGGCATGGCGACGTTGTGGAGCGTCACACGTCCCGACATCGACCGTCCGATCCTGATGAAGGTGCCGCGCGTCTCCGAGGGCGAGGACCCCGCGGCGATCGTCAGCTTCGAGATGGAGCAGATGATTTTGCCGAAGCTGTCGGGGCCGCACGTGCCGGCCTGTTTCGGCACCGGCGATTTCGCCACCCAGGCCTATGTGGTGATCGAGCAGATTCCGGGTGAGACTCTGTACAAGCGGCTGCCGGAGCTGCCGCTGCCTTACGAGGAGGCGCGCAGCCTGGTGGCGCGGATCGCCACCGCGCTCGCCGATCTGCACCGGCAGCACGTCATCCATCACGACATCAAGCCGTCCAGCATCATGTTCCGGCCCACGGGAGAGGCGGTGCTGATCGACTACGGCCTGTCGTGCCACAAGCATCTGCCGGACCTGCTGCAGGAGGAATTCCGCCTGCCTTACGGCACCGCGCCCTACATGGCGCCCGAGCGCATGATGGGCACCCGCAGCGATCCGCGCAGCGATCTGTTTTCGCTCGGCGTGCTCTTGTATTTCTTCACCACCGGCGTGCGGCCGTTCGGCGAGACCGAGACGCTGCGCGGCATGCGCCGGCGGCTGTGGCGTGATCCCTATCCGCCGCGGCAATTGAAGCCGGACTACCCGCCATGGCTGCAGGAGATCGTGCTGCGCTGTCTCGAGATCGAGCCGGTCTGGCGCTATCCCACGGCCGCGCAGCTCGCCTTCGATCTCGGCCATCCCGACCAGGTCAAGCTCACGGCGCGCTCGGAGAAGGTCAAGCGCGATCCGATCACCACGGTGTGGCGCCGCCGCTTCAATCGCGGCCTGGTGCAGCCGGAACAGAAATCCGACGTCGCGCTGCAGATCGCCTCCAGCCCGATCGTGGCGGTCGCGATCGACACGTCGGAAGGCGGCGAGGAGCTCAACGGCGCGCTGCGCGTGACCGCGCAGCGCATCCTGGCGACATTGCCGGCGGCGCGGCTCGCCTGCGTCAACGTGCTGAAGCTCGGCCGTCTCACGATCGACCGCACTCTGGACGAGGAGGGCAACAACAAGCACATCGACCGCATGGTCGCGCTGAAGCACTGGGCGACGCCGCTGAAGCTGGACGCCAGCCGGCTGACGGTCCACGTGCTCGAAGCGGTCGATCCGGCCGCCGCCATCATCGAGTTCGCCGAGGTCAACCAGGTCGACCACATCATCATCGGCGCCCGCCGCGATTCCGTGCTGCGCTCCTTGCTCGGCAGCGTCTCGGCGAAGGTCGCCGCGGAGGCGGGCTGCACGGTGACGGTGGTGCGCACGCGCCATGCCACGCGGGAGGCGGATGATGAGGATGATGATGTGCCGGCGAAGGTCGTGTCGGGGGGATGA
- a CDS encoding metallophosphoesterase family protein codes for MLLAIFTDIHANRQAFAACLEAARARGAERLICLGDIVGYGADPEWSVDTVMEMVANGGLAVRGNHDNAISTASETMNAEAQAAIEWTRGRLSAEQRRFLAELPMSVGDDDRLFVHAEASSPPRWRYVQSSADAARSMIATEAQVTFCGHIHRPALYSMSATAKMTSFTPTANMPVQLLRGRQWLAVVGSVGQPRDGDPAASFVTFDTKTRELTYCRVPYDVEAAAQRIRDNGLPPWLAQRLSMGR; via the coding sequence GTGCTGCTGGCGATTTTCACGGACATCCATGCCAATCGGCAGGCCTTCGCGGCCTGCCTCGAAGCTGCGCGTGCACGGGGCGCCGAGCGGCTGATCTGCCTCGGTGACATCGTCGGCTATGGTGCCGATCCGGAGTGGTCGGTCGACACCGTCATGGAGATGGTCGCCAATGGTGGGCTCGCGGTGCGCGGCAACCATGACAATGCCATCTCCACCGCCAGCGAGACGATGAATGCCGAGGCGCAGGCGGCGATCGAGTGGACGCGCGGACGTCTCAGCGCCGAGCAACGCCGCTTCCTCGCCGAGCTGCCGATGAGCGTCGGCGATGACGATCGTCTGTTCGTGCATGCGGAGGCGTCGAGCCCGCCGCGCTGGCGCTATGTGCAGTCGTCGGCCGACGCCGCGCGCAGCATGATCGCGACCGAGGCCCAGGTGACGTTCTGCGGCCACATCCATCGCCCCGCGCTGTATTCGATGTCGGCGACCGCCAAGATGACGAGCTTCACGCCGACCGCGAACATGCCGGTTCAGCTCTTGCGTGGACGGCAATGGCTCGCCGTGGTCGGCTCGGTCGGCCAGCCCCGCGACGGCGATCCGGCGGCGTCGTTCGTGACCTTCGATACGAAAACGCGCGAGCTGACCTATTGCCGCGTGCCCTATGACGTCGAGGCGGCGGCGCAGCGCATTCGCGACAACGGCCTGCCGCCCTGGCTGGCGCAGCGGCTCTCGATGGGGCGTTAG